acggccttcttccctgtgtgtcaCCTTTGTCACCAAatctctctccttataaggacaccagtcataggGTTTAGGGTCCCCTTTAATCCAGTATaaactcattttaacttaactatTACACCTGCAAATACCGTATTTCCAAAAAGGACACATTCCAAGGTTCTGAGGATGAATTTGGGGGAGGACATTATTCAACGCTGTATACCTAGTATGCGCCAAGCATCGTGCGCCATGCCATAAGGGGTACGAAAGTCATGCTGGAATGAATTGGTATGTCTAATAATAACACCAGCACCAGACTCACGTTCATTTAATGCCTGTtccctgagcacctactgtgtgcaaggcgcCACACTAGGTGGTGAAGGCCCAAAGATGCCTATGGCACAGCCCCTGTGCTCACGGAGCTCACGGTTCAGGGAGGGAGCTTGGAGTCCAGAGAGCAGACTTCTGGTCCTGTCTCTCCCTTTCATAAACTATGTGACCCTGAACACGTCACTCCCcgtctctgaacctgtttccttctctgccatgtgaggggTTTGGGTAGACAACCTCTAAGGTACTTTGAAGCTGTGAGGTTCTGAGAACTTTTCTTTTCAATGCTTTGTAAACTGCGAAGTGCCATACACACAAGGAGAGGCagcataatattaataattaagtGAGTAAGTCAGCCTACCCGGGCTCAAATCCAGCTCTCATCCCTCCATTGGACAGCCTTGGGCTCGTGACACAACATCTctggggtctcagtttcctcatctgtaaaatagggattatGAAGAGAGACTGCCCCTCACAGCGTCGTTGAAAGGACCGCCACGCTGTGTATGAAACACATGGCATGGAGCCCCCCCTCCAACAAGTGTCGGCTGTTAGTAAAACACCCTCCACCAAGAGGGGCTGACACTGTTACTCACTGTCCACGGGTCAGCTGCCAATCTGGGGAGACACCATTCCCGCTCGGAGATGACTCAGTGCATATTACAGGAGCTGTAGGGTTATGCATTCCCTCTCAAAGATTTCctatttataaagttttattgaaacacagctgCCCTCCTCTGCTTATAACACTACAAGAGAAGCATTGAGTAATTGCAACAGAGATCGTATGGCCCATGGTCTAAAATACCAACTCTGATCCTTTACAGAGaaggtttgccaacccctgtGGTAGACAACTAGTGGTGTCTCTCACAAGTACCAGCCAAGGAAAGACGtcaattttttcttctggaaagaaTATATTATTCTCAAATGAACATTGCAATCCTCACAAGAAAAATCAGAACATTTTTCGCTCTGCTTACATTTATCTTACAGTTcagtataaatttttattttgaattacatATGGGGTGAATGAGGAGCCTTATAAAGTTTTCAGGGCTTAGGGCCAAAAAAGTTCATAAATTAGTCTTGATTTTCAGGTACTCCTTCCTTCAGGAACTGACTTCTGTTCATTCCACAAATAGgtactgagcatctactgtgcCAGGATTTGTGATAGGTCCTGGATAAGGATgggatggttggatggatagatggatggatggatggatggatggatggatggatggttggatggatggatggatggatggttggatggttggatggttggatggatggatgcatgcatggttgggtggaaggatggatggttgggtggatagatagatggatggatggatggttggatggatggatagatggatagacagatagatacatagatagatagatagatagatagatagatagatagatagatgataaactgagaaagaaaaagcaagagagacGGAGGGATCAGACTAACAATGCGATGCTTTCTCCACTTTGCCTAGAGAATGTGTATATGAGGAGAAGGGAATGTAGCCTACAGCGGGTATGTGGGTACAGCctcactgctgtaacaaagagacCCCTTTACAACTGCACAGATCCACAAAGAGCATAAGTTGATTTCCCTCTCACATACAGTCTCAAGGTAGGCAGTCCACATGGGCAAGTGCctctgctccacatcctcagagACCCTGGTTCTTTCCATCATGTTGTTCCCACAACCCCTAAGACACGGACCTCATCTGCATGGTCACCGTTGGGGTACAGATGCATTTGGGTCCCAGCTTgcgggaagaggaggagagagcatgCAGAGCACCCACCTCAAGTTTGAAGGCCTGGACATATCAAGTCCCTTCTCCATCCACTGTGACACATAGTTCACCTCCCCacagggagactgggaaatgtggTCTCTGGCTGGGCATCCAATTATTTTGGACTTTGGGTAGATAATTAGTAATGTCCAGCACATAGAGTAAGCTTATGAGTCCCTCTTGAGCTCAGGAGTGAGATAGTCGACATCTGTGTGCTCCCAGGAGCTCTGAGGCCCGACTGGTACAGATCCACTGTCCCCTGCACCTGGGAGGTTGTTCTGTCCACCCCGCCTGGCAGAAATGGTCTTCTTCTGACATCATTAGTGGCTCCTGCTCAAGGCAAGAATCACACCCAAGAAGGGCCCTACTCCCTGGCTTACTACAGCCTTCCAGCTGTAACAGCGATGACTTTATGTTCTGCCTCACACCGAGTTCACACGCTGGGTAATTACTCCTGACAAGACCTAAAACTCCACCCTTTACAGATGGCTTAAACAATTCACATTCCTTAAGAAAAATTCCAAAGCAAACAGTTTGTGCCAATTGCATAACTCCTGAGGCCTTTGACCCATAAGAGACATCCCCGCCTCCCCTTTCCTTCATAAGgaacaaaaactattagaatccGGAAAACCTGCTAAACTGGCCTATTACAACCGTAATGCAAGGGAGTGACGCTCCTGGTGGAATTTCAGGGAGCCTGTAAGGGGAGAGACCGGAGACAGGGATACTTGGGTCCCCCGGCCCGTAGACAGCCCAGACTGTGGCCCCCACTTCCAGCTCAGCGTGCCCCCAGGCCTCTCCCAGGGAAGTGTGCCCGGCCTATAGACAGTGTATATCACTTCCCTTGGGGCTCAAGGTGGCAGCACATTCATCAGATCAATCAACTTTTGCTAAGGTGCCAAGAGGAAGGGTGCTTCCAGGAAACCAGGGCCTCTCAGAGACAAGTTTGCCCTGTTTGTCATCAAATATTGGTCATGGTGAAATACCAGCCTTAAGAGAGAAGAGACTCTGGTGGGCTGGCATTGCTCTTAATAAACTGAAACCCACAACCTTTGACGTTTGGCCCTGGAAGGGGATTCTCCAAGTAGGATCCAGGTGACCAGCTCAGTCCCTTGAAGTCTTTGCTTCCCCAAAGGGATAATTTGATTCCAAAGGTGACAAGGTGACCAGATAGCATCTTCCACCTGAAGACCAGCCCATAACTAGGAAGCAGGAAGTCCCATCCCTGGAGTAAGAGGGGTGTAGGTATCACAGAGCAAGGACCAGAGGGCCGATGGAAGGGGACAGGACCTGGGGCAGAGCTCACGGGGGAGTTGGTGCCTTCGGGGGGCTGCCGGACAGTGTGTATCTATCTTCCTGTTACTCGTCCATTTCCGGGTAACCCACCAAGGGCTGTGTGACGCTGGGGCAGGGTCTTCGCACTTAGAGTGACACTTTAAGTAGACTCCAtaggttttctctttttattatggGAATTTTCAAACGTACACAAAAGTAAGAGGACCCCTAACACCCCACGTACCTATGCCCAGCTTCAGCGATTATCAACATTTTGCCTTTCTTGTTTTATCTATCTATcgaccttttcttttctttttggtgagtgTTCTgagcattttaaagcaaatctcagacatctGGGGCCGGctggtgatgcagcggttaagtgcacacatccacttcagaggcctggggttcacaggttgggatcctgggggcagacatggcaccgctgggcaagccatgctgtggcaggcatcccacgtataaagtagaggaagatgggcacggatgttagctcagggccagtcttcctcagcaaaaaagcggaggattgccagcagatgttagctcagggctgatcttcctcaaaaaacaaaacaaaacaaaactcagccATCTTACACATAAATTAAATGGTACTAATTAGATGGTGTCCGAAATCTTACAAACAGACGGTCATCCCTACTTTCGACCATACCAGCTAGAGTTTTGTGCAAGGAAGTTAAGACCCACCGGTCTAGTCCAGCCCCACGTTTTACAGTGAAGAGAACTCAGGAGACGTGAGCCGCCCAACGTTGGCGCCAGAGCGGGAACCAGGGAGAAGTCAACCCTCCTGGGGGCCTGGTGAGTGACCGGCCACGGCTGGTGACCGACTTCCCAGGCCCGCTCCCTGGGAGGGGCGGGGGACCCTCCACTCTGGCGGCAGGAAGAATCCGGGCTGTTGCCCGCACGCGCTCCGGGAAGCGCAGGCCGGGGCGCTACCGGCCAGGGATGCAGCCGGGCCCCGGGACGTGCAAGCGGCGGTAACCGGAGCGgagcgggggggggcgggggcgggggggggttaTGGGCGGACGGGGCGGGGTACCGGGGGCTGGGGCGGCTTGGAAAGAGGAGGGGGCCTGCTCCCCCGGCCGGCAGGGTAACCCGGGGCTGAGGTCAGCCTGGGACCCGgtcgccccgccgccgccccgggcCCCACATGGGGCGCGGGCGGCGAGGCTGGCACGGGGCCGGCGCCCGGGGCCGGGAGCAGGAAGTCGTGTCCCGCGGGCGCGGTCCTGGGCGCGGCGCTGCAAGTGCGGCGCTCGGTGGCGCGGGCGGGCGGCCAGTGCGGAGCAGGAGGTGAGCGTGGGGTCGCCTTCGCAGCCCAGGAACGCCAGCCCCGAGGCCGGAGCTCGCGGCTAGCCTGACTTGGGTAGGGAGTTTTCTAGAAGCGGGAGGGGGTGCTGCATTGAGCCTCGGATCCGGCCGCGGGGAGGGTCTCGAATGGGGGGACCCGGCTGACAGACGGAGGTCTGGAAGAGGCGGTATGGCCTCCGGCCTCTGGGAGCGCTGCTGGGGGTCTCAGGCTCGGGAGAGGGCTGGGGGCGGTGGGAAAACGGCAGCAAGGCTTTGGGAGTGAGCTGAAGCTAGGGAGAGGGCCGCAGGGCTGGCAGGAGGGGTCTCTAGACGCCGAGGGACGCGGGGCGGTGCCAAGATCCTGGGGGCGCGGTCCGGCCGGAGGATGGGGGAGCAGAGGGGACCTGCAGATGCGCGGAGTCCGAGGGATGGAgctggcggggcgggggggggaggccGAGGCTCAAGCACCCACAGAACCCTTCCGCTGCGGCCGAGAGCTCCCCACCAtccgcgcgcggggagcgcgcctCCGAGGGCCGTTTCTGGCGGGCTGTGGCTTTAAGGATGAGGCCGGGCGAGCGGGCTCTTTAAGGAGGGGGCCGGGGCGTGTCAGGAAATGAGCCCTGGGCCCGCCTCGCCCGGGGGAGCGGCCTCGGATGTCCGGAGGCGCTGGGCTGAGCCGCAGCCGCCGCTCCAGAGGGCGGCTCGCCGAGGGCCTGTGCCCGCCCGGCCTCCGCCCGCGTCCTTCGGACCCCGATCCCAAGCACCTCTGATCTCCCCTGCACCCCTCTGCAAACCCCCCGCACGCCCTCCCTCCGTTCAGCTCCCTGCATGCCTCCCCCCTCTCCGTGCAAACCGCTCCCTCCGGAGCCGCCGCGCCGCCCTCTGCACACCGTCCCCGCGCTCTCCTCCGCCCCCTCCTAGCCCCGTCGTCCTGCACGCCTCCGCTCCCCGCTTCCCCTTccattcctctcccctcccttcgcCCTGAGACCCTTCCCGACTaggccccagcccctgctccaTGACAGGTCGTCCCTGTGCACCCTTAGCCTGTCCGTCTCCCCTTCCTTGTGTCTTGTCTCATGAGCCCCCTCAGGCTGGGCGCAGGTGCTGGGGCTCACCCCAAAGCAGAACGTCTCCGTCCCAGAGGGCGGTGGGGAGGCCCCTAGGCCACCCCCCGCGTGACAGTTGAGGGCTGTGGCTTGCACAAAGGAGACGTGGTTCTGGGCTCCAGGAAATCGGTGGTGGCTGTGGAGTGACCCAGCTCCTCTGCTACCATGAACAGGGCCCCTCTGAAGCGGTCCAGGATCCTGCACATGGCACTGATGGGGGCTTCCGACCCCACCGTGGAGGCGGAGGCCAGCGAGGAGAAGCCCTTTCTGCTGCGGGCGGTCCAGATAGCGCTGGTGGTCTCTCTCTACTGGGTCACGTCCATCTCCATGGTGTTCCTCAACAAGTACCTGCTGAACAGCCCCTCCCTGCGCCTGGACACCCCCATCTTTGTCACCTTCTACCAGTGCCTGGTGACCACGCTGCTGTGCAAGGGCCTCAGCGCCCTGGCTGCCTGCTGCCCTGGCGCCGTGGACTTCCCCAGCCTGCGCCTGGACCTCAGGGTCGCCCGCAGCATCCTGCCCCTGTCGGTGGTGTTCATCGGCATGATCACCTTCAACAACCTCTGCCTCAAGTACGTCGGCGTCGCCTTCTACAACGTGGGCCGCTCGCTCACCACCGTCTTCAACGTCCTGCTCTCCTACCTGCTTCTCAAGCAGACCACGTCCTTCTACGCTCTGCTCGCCTGCGGCATCATCATCGGTGAGTGGCCAGCCGGGGCCACGGGGAATGGGGGGCACAGGGGGCCCGAAACCCTAAAGATCAACCCTGCCAA
This sequence is a window from Equus caballus isolate H_3958 breed thoroughbred chromosome 12, TB-T2T, whole genome shotgun sequence. Protein-coding genes within it:
- the SLC35C1 gene encoding GDP-fucose transporter 1 isoform X3 encodes the protein MQPGPGTCKRRAPLKRSRILHMALMGASDPTVEAEASEEKPFLLRAVQIALVVSLYWVTSISMVFLNKYLLNSPSLRLDTPIFVTFYQCLVTTLLCKGLSALAACCPGAVDFPSLRLDLRVARSILPLSVVFIGMITFNNLCLKYVGVAFYNVGRSLTTVFNVLLSYLLLKQTTSFYALLACGIIIGGFWLGVDQEGAEGTLSWTGTVFGVLASLCVSLNAIYTKKVLPAVDGSIWRLTFYNNVNACVLFLPLLLLLGELQTLRSFSQLGSAHFWGMMTLGGLFGFAIGYVTGLQIKFTSPLTHNVSGTAKACAQTVLAVLYYEDTKSFLWWTSNMMVLGGSSAYTWVRGWEMKKVQEEPSPKEEEKSGVGV
- the SLC35C1 gene encoding GDP-fucose transporter 1 isoform X1; the protein is MGRGRRGWHGAGARGREQEVVSRGRGPGRGAASAALGGAGGRPVRSRRAPLKRSRILHMALMGASDPTVEAEASEEKPFLLRAVQIALVVSLYWVTSISMVFLNKYLLNSPSLRLDTPIFVTFYQCLVTTLLCKGLSALAACCPGAVDFPSLRLDLRVARSILPLSVVFIGMITFNNLCLKYVGVAFYNVGRSLTTVFNVLLSYLLLKQTTSFYALLACGIIIGGFWLGVDQEGAEGTLSWTGTVFGVLASLCVSLNAIYTKKVLPAVDGSIWRLTFYNNVNACVLFLPLLLLLGELQTLRSFSQLGSAHFWGMMTLGGLFGFAIGYVTGLQIKFTSPLTHNVSGTAKACAQTVLAVLYYEDTKSFLWWTSNMMVLGGSSAYTWVRGWEMKKVQEEPSPKEEEKSGVGV